The Bradysia coprophila strain Holo2 chromosome IV, BU_Bcop_v1, whole genome shotgun sequence genome includes a region encoding these proteins:
- the LOC119066086 gene encoding WD repeat domain phosphoinositide-interacting protein 2-like isoform X2 — MCDSTENGNFEQNDSFSINFNQDFTSISVVGNSGYRLFTLASVDKVEEIFCSNDESTEISERLFSSSLVAVVTTAEPHKLKVCHFKKGTEICNFSYPSNILSVRLNRTRLVICLNGSIYIHNIRDMKLLHSIRHIAPSDAGLCTLSLNSHLAYPISTTVGELQIYDAGDLSVKIKIKAHESPLSALNFSPNGLLLATASEKGTVIRVFCVVNGQKVHEFRRGVKRYVNIASLTFSNCATFICASSNTETVHIFKIDLKAVETAERLNCNGDDGVLTEHNDSSGELDVQESRWTMGFITKAMTSYFPSPVSDVLNQDRAFATVQLAQAGLKHECVIVKLEKETKVLAACTDGFLYIYNFDDVKGGECKLLRAHDLRNPLFGITEVNLDCDKNDSTIVMKNSVQPAPGSYASVLKGRDKDRMSESDRCRDLLEAVCEYPPRSMFDEVHFPPVAVSTN, encoded by the exons atgtgtgactcaacagaaaatggaaattttgagcAGAATGACAGTTTTTCCATAAACTTTAATCAAGATTTTAC aTCCATTTCTGTTGTCGGCAATTCGGGCTATCGCTTATTTACCCTAGCGTCAGTGGATAAAGTTGAAGAGATTTTCTGCAGTAATGATGAAAGCACGGAAATTTCGGAACGGCTATTCAGTAGTAGTTTGGTGGCGGTTGTTACTACGGCCGAGCCACATAAGTTGAAG GTATGCCATTTCAAAAAAGGAACCGAGATCTGCAACTTCAGCTATCCGTCAAACATCCTATCCGTTCGGCTTAATCGGACTCGTCTGGTGATCTGTTTGAATGGCAGCATTTACATTCATAATATTCGCGACATGAAAttactacattctattcggcatatAGCACCGAGTGATGCTGGCCTATGTACATTGTCGCTGAATTCCCATCTCGCCTATCCCATTTCGACTACCGTTGGTGAACTGCAAATTTACGATGCTGGCGATCTGTccgttaaaattaaaatcaaagcTCACGAATCACCGCTGTCGGCGTTAAATTTTTCGCCCAACGGTTTGTTATTGGCCACAGCATCCGAAAAGGGAACCGTAATTCGAGTGTTTTGTGTGGTTAACGGGCAAAAAGTTCATGAATTCCGTCGAGGCGTTAAGCGATACGTTAACATTGCATCGCTTACGTTCAGTAATTGTGCAACGTTTATTTGTGCCAGTTCCAATACCGAAACGGTACACATATTCAAAATCGACCTAAAGGCCGTTGAAACCGCTGAAAGATTGAATTGCAACGGAGACGATGGCGTCCTGACGGAGCATAACGATTCGAGTGGTGAATTGGATGTACAGGAATCTCGGTGGACGATGGGTTTTATCACGAAGGCAATGACTTCGTATTTCCCGAGTCCGGTGAGCGACGTTTTGAATCAAGATCGAGCTTTCGCAACCGTTCAATTGGCTCAAGCTGGACTTAAGCATGAATGTGTGATTGTTAAGTTGGAAAAGGAAACGAAAGTTTTGGCTGCGTGTACAG ACggatttttgtatatttacaattttgacgATGTTAAGGGCGGTGAATGTAAATTACTTCGAGCCCATGATTTGAGGAATCCTTTATTTGGAATAACTG AAGTAAACTTGGACTGtgataaaaatgattcaaCAATAGTGATGAAAAATAGTGTTCAACCAGCTCCGGGCTCGTATGCCAGTGTTTTGAAGGGCCGAGACAAGGATCGAATGTCAG AATCGGATCGCTGCAGAGATTTATTGGAAGCGGTGTGTGAATATCCGCCGAGAAGTATGTTTGATGAGGTACACTTTCCGCCAGTGGCCGTTTCGACTAATTGA
- the LOC119066086 gene encoding WD repeat domain phosphoinositide-interacting protein 2-like isoform X1 has protein sequence MCDSTENGNFEQNDSFSINFNQDFTSISVVGNSGYRLFTLASVDKVEEIFCSNDESTEISERLFSSSLVAVVTTAEPHKLKVCHFKKGTEICNFSYPSNILSVRLNRTRLVICLNGSIYIHNIRDMKLLHSIRHIAPSDAGLCTLSLNSHLAYPISTTVGELQIYDAGDLSVKIKIKAHESPLSALNFSPNGLLLATASEKGTVIRVFCVVNGQKVHEFRRGVKRYVNIASLTFSNCATFICASSNTETVHIFKIDLKAVETAERLNCNGDDGVLTEHNDSSGELDVQESRWTMGFITKAMTSYFPSPVSDVLNQDRAFATVQLAQAGLKHECVIVKLEKETKVLAACTDGFLYIYNFDDVKGGECKLLRAHDLRNPLFGITEVNLDCDKNDSTIVMKNSVQPAPGSYASVLKGRDKDRMSAESDRCRDLLEAVCEYPPRSMFDEVHFPPVAVSTN, from the exons atgtgtgactcaacagaaaatggaaattttgagcAGAATGACAGTTTTTCCATAAACTTTAATCAAGATTTTAC aTCCATTTCTGTTGTCGGCAATTCGGGCTATCGCTTATTTACCCTAGCGTCAGTGGATAAAGTTGAAGAGATTTTCTGCAGTAATGATGAAAGCACGGAAATTTCGGAACGGCTATTCAGTAGTAGTTTGGTGGCGGTTGTTACTACGGCCGAGCCACATAAGTTGAAG GTATGCCATTTCAAAAAAGGAACCGAGATCTGCAACTTCAGCTATCCGTCAAACATCCTATCCGTTCGGCTTAATCGGACTCGTCTGGTGATCTGTTTGAATGGCAGCATTTACATTCATAATATTCGCGACATGAAAttactacattctattcggcatatAGCACCGAGTGATGCTGGCCTATGTACATTGTCGCTGAATTCCCATCTCGCCTATCCCATTTCGACTACCGTTGGTGAACTGCAAATTTACGATGCTGGCGATCTGTccgttaaaattaaaatcaaagcTCACGAATCACCGCTGTCGGCGTTAAATTTTTCGCCCAACGGTTTGTTATTGGCCACAGCATCCGAAAAGGGAACCGTAATTCGAGTGTTTTGTGTGGTTAACGGGCAAAAAGTTCATGAATTCCGTCGAGGCGTTAAGCGATACGTTAACATTGCATCGCTTACGTTCAGTAATTGTGCAACGTTTATTTGTGCCAGTTCCAATACCGAAACGGTACACATATTCAAAATCGACCTAAAGGCCGTTGAAACCGCTGAAAGATTGAATTGCAACGGAGACGATGGCGTCCTGACGGAGCATAACGATTCGAGTGGTGAATTGGATGTACAGGAATCTCGGTGGACGATGGGTTTTATCACGAAGGCAATGACTTCGTATTTCCCGAGTCCGGTGAGCGACGTTTTGAATCAAGATCGAGCTTTCGCAACCGTTCAATTGGCTCAAGCTGGACTTAAGCATGAATGTGTGATTGTTAAGTTGGAAAAGGAAACGAAAGTTTTGGCTGCGTGTACAG ACggatttttgtatatttacaattttgacgATGTTAAGGGCGGTGAATGTAAATTACTTCGAGCCCATGATTTGAGGAATCCTTTATTTGGAATAACTG AAGTAAACTTGGACTGtgataaaaatgattcaaCAATAGTGATGAAAAATAGTGTTCAACCAGCTCCGGGCTCGTATGCCAGTGTTTTGAAGGGCCGAGACAAGGATCGAATGTCAG CAGAATCGGATCGCTGCAGAGATTTATTGGAAGCGGTGTGTGAATATCCGCCGAGAAGTATGTTTGATGAGGTACACTTTCCGCCAGTGGCCGTTTCGACTAATTGA
- the LOC119066085 gene encoding importin subunit beta encodes MTQLIQVLEKTVSTDKNELLSAGQYLEQAASTNLLEFLKALSDILVNINNSSVARTAAGLQLKNQLTSKDDVIGKQYQQRWLSFPADTREYIKNNILESLGTESTRPSSAAQCVAYVAVTELPVNQWTYLISTLVSKVVTEGSTENVREAALEAIGYICQDISADVLEHQSNHILTAIIHGMRKDEPSNHVRLAATTALLNSLEFTKANFDKVEERNYIMEVVCESTQSPDTQISVAALQCLVKILTLYYQYMEVYMAPALFPITLQAMKSENEQIALQGIEFWSNVSDEEIDLAIECQEAQETGRVPSRVSKHYARGALQYLAPVLMDKLTKQEEFDDEDDWNPSKAASVCLMLLATCCEDEIVGHVLPFVQENIDSPNWRFRDAALMVFASILGGIEPQTLKPLVEQAMPKFIQLMYDQSVIVRDSAAWTFGRICEIIPEAAINDHYLKPMLEAFISGLKAEPRVAANVCWAFTGLSDAAYEAAEAYNENSPETYCLSPFFEYIINQLLEATDRPDGAQANLRGAAYEALMDMIKNSPNDCYVVVQKTTMVILDRLNQVLQMESHMSTHNDRHQFNDLQSLLCATLQSVLRKVDAVDAPKISDAIMTALLTMFNSSSGKVGNVQEDALMAVSTLVDLLGDQFLKYMEAFKPYLFMGLKNHQEYQVCCAAVGLTGDICRGLKVKILPFCDDIMTLLLQNLNNPNLHRSVKPQILSVFGDMALGIGPEFKKYLNVVLDMLHHASQCQVDRNDFDMVDYLNELRESVLEAYTGIIQGLKGMDKKPSPDVQMMEPQINHIVQFIVSIAQETEIPDGNIGIIAGLIGDLCMSFGPPFLQLIENDHIKNLLNDGKNSRITRTKTLSIWATKEINKLKIQANSQVTR; translated from the exons ATGACGCAGTTAATTCAAGTTCTTGAGAAAACTGTATCCACAG ACAAAAACGAACTCTTGTCTGCAGGACAATATTTAGAGCAGGCGgcttcaacaaatttattagaatttcTCAAAGCTTTGTCCGATATTTTGGTTAACATAAACAATAGCTCAGTAGCACGCACAGCGGCCGGTTTGCaactaaaaaatcaattaacaaGTAAAGACGATGTCATCGGCAAGCAATACCAACAACGATGGCTGTCCTTCCCAGCGGATACTCGAGAATACATCAAAAACAAC ATCCTGGAATCTCTCGGAACCGAAAGCACTCGACCGTCATCGGCTGCTCAGTGTGTGGCCTATGTAGCCGTTACCGAACTACCAGTCAATCAATGGACCTATCTTATTTCAACATTGGTGTCGAAAGTAGTGACGGAAGGCTCAACTGAAAATGTGCGTGAAGCTGCCTTGGAAGCCATAGGTTATATTTGTCAAGACATCAGCGCTGATGTTCTGGAACATCAATCCAATCACATTCTGACAGCTATTATCCATGGCATGCGAAAAGATGAGCCCAGCAACCATGTTCGTCTCGCTGCTACGACCGCTTTACTCAATTCGTTGGAATTCACAAAAGCCAATTTCGACAAAGTGGAGGAACGGAACTACATCATGGAAGTGGTGTGCGAATCAACGCAAAGTCCCGACACACAAATTTCGGTGGCCGCCCTTCAGTGTTtggtgaaaattttgacactcTACTATCAATACATGGAGGTGTACATGGCGCCAGCTCTATTTCCCATCACATTGCAAGCCATGAAATCGGAAAACGAGCAGATCGCTTTACAGGGCATCGAATTTTGGTCGAACGTTAGCGATGAAGAAATCGATCTGGCAATCGAATGTCAAGAGGCCCAAGAAACTGGACGAGTACCTTCACGTGTATCGAAACATTATGCACGCGGTGCCCTGCAGTATTTGGCACCAGTTCTAATGGACAAATTAACCAAACAAGAAGAGTTCGACGACGAAGATGATTGGAATCCATCGAAAGCAGCTAGTGTATGTTTAATGTTGTTAGCTACCTGTTGCGAAGACGAAATCGTTGGCCATGTTCTGCCGTTTgtgcaagaaaatattgattcgCCGAATTGGAGGTTCAGAGACGCTGCTTTGATGGTTTTCGCTTCGATATTGGGCGGTATCGAGCCACAAACGTTGAAGCCTTTGGTGGAACAGGCAATGccaaaattcattcaacttaTGTACGACCAAAGTGTCATTGTTCGAGATTCCGCGGCATGGACATTCGGAAGAATTTGCGAG ATCATTCCCGAAGCAGCCATCAACGACCACTATCTGAAACCTATGCTAGAGGCATTTATTTCTGGTCTGAAAGCTGAGCCACGCGTGGCAGCCAATGTTTGTTGGGCTTTCACTGGTCTATCTGACGCTGCATATGAAGCCGCTGAGGCTTACAACGAGAATTCACCGGAAACGTATTGCTTGTCACCATTCTTCGAGTACATCATCAATCAATTGTTGGAAGCAACTGATCGGCCCGATGGTGCTCAGGCAAATCTCCGTGGTGCGGCATACGAGGCTCTTATGGACATGATCAAAAATTCGCCAAATGATTGCTACGTggtcgtacagaaaacgacgATGGTCATCCTAGACCGACTGAACCAGGTGCTACAAATGGAAAGCCACATGTCAACGCACAATGATCGACACCAATTCAACGATTTGCAATCGCTGCTGTGCGCCACTCTTCAATCAGTTCTTCGCAAAGTCGATGCCGTCGATGCTCCGAAAATATCCGATGCAATTATGACCGCTCTGTTAACTATGTTCAATTCAAGTTCTGGCAAAGTTGGCAACGTTCAGGAAGATGCTCTGATGGCAGTTTCAACGTTGGTTGATCTGCTCGGCGATCAATTCCTGAAATACATGGAAGCCTTCAAGCCCTATCTATTTATGGGATTGAAAAACCATCAAGAATACCAAGTATGCTGTGCAGCTGTTGGTTTAACCGGTGATATTTGCCGTGGactgaaagtgaaaattttgccATTCTGCGACGATATCATGACTTTGCTGTTACAAAATCTGAACAATCCAAATCTCCATCGCAGTGTCAAGCCGCAAATTCTGTCCGTTTTCGGTGATATGGCATTGGGCATTGGCCCAGAATTTAAGAAATATCTGAACGTCGTGCTGGACATGTTACATCATGCATCGCAATGTCAAGTCGATCGAAACGATTTCGACATGGTGGATTATCTGAACGAATTGCGGGAAAGTGTTTTGGAAGCGTACACCGGCATCATCCAAGGATTGAAAGGAATGGACAAAAAACCGAGTCCGGATGTGCAAATGATGGAGCCGCAAATCAATCACATTGTACAGTTTATCGTGTCCATTGCACAGGAGACTGAGATTCCGGATGGAAATATTGGCATTATTGCTGGTCTGATTGGTGATTTGTGTATGTCGTTTGGACCACCATTTTTGCAACTCATCGAGAACGATCATATCAAGAATTTGTTGAATGATGGCAAGAATTCACGCATTACTCGCACGAAAACTTTGTCGATATGGGCTACCAAAGAAatcaacaaactaaaaatccAGGCCAACAGCCAAGTCACAAGATG A
- the LOC119066086 gene encoding WD repeat domain phosphoinositide-interacting protein 2-like isoform X3 has product MCDSTENGNFEQNDSFSINFNQDFTSISVVGNSGYRLFTLASVDKVEEIFCSNDESTEISERLFSSSLVAVVTTAEPHKLKVCHFKKGTEICNFSYPSNILSVRLNRTRLVICLNGSIYIHNIRDMKLLHSIRHIAPSDAGLCTLSLNSHLAYPISTTVGELQIYDAGDLSVKIKIKAHESPLSALNFSPNGLLLATASEKGTVIRVFCVVNGQKVHEFRRGVKRYVNIASLTFSNCATFICASSNTETVHIFKIDLKAVETAERLNCNGDDGVLTEHNDSSGELDVQESRWTMGFITKAMTSYFPSPVSDVLNQDRAFATVQLAQAGLKHECVIVKLEKETKVLAACTDGFLYIYNFDDVKGGECKLLRAHDLRNPLFGITEVNLDCDKNDSTIVMKNSVQPAPGSYASVLKGRDKDRMSA; this is encoded by the exons atgtgtgactcaacagaaaatggaaattttgagcAGAATGACAGTTTTTCCATAAACTTTAATCAAGATTTTAC aTCCATTTCTGTTGTCGGCAATTCGGGCTATCGCTTATTTACCCTAGCGTCAGTGGATAAAGTTGAAGAGATTTTCTGCAGTAATGATGAAAGCACGGAAATTTCGGAACGGCTATTCAGTAGTAGTTTGGTGGCGGTTGTTACTACGGCCGAGCCACATAAGTTGAAG GTATGCCATTTCAAAAAAGGAACCGAGATCTGCAACTTCAGCTATCCGTCAAACATCCTATCCGTTCGGCTTAATCGGACTCGTCTGGTGATCTGTTTGAATGGCAGCATTTACATTCATAATATTCGCGACATGAAAttactacattctattcggcatatAGCACCGAGTGATGCTGGCCTATGTACATTGTCGCTGAATTCCCATCTCGCCTATCCCATTTCGACTACCGTTGGTGAACTGCAAATTTACGATGCTGGCGATCTGTccgttaaaattaaaatcaaagcTCACGAATCACCGCTGTCGGCGTTAAATTTTTCGCCCAACGGTTTGTTATTGGCCACAGCATCCGAAAAGGGAACCGTAATTCGAGTGTTTTGTGTGGTTAACGGGCAAAAAGTTCATGAATTCCGTCGAGGCGTTAAGCGATACGTTAACATTGCATCGCTTACGTTCAGTAATTGTGCAACGTTTATTTGTGCCAGTTCCAATACCGAAACGGTACACATATTCAAAATCGACCTAAAGGCCGTTGAAACCGCTGAAAGATTGAATTGCAACGGAGACGATGGCGTCCTGACGGAGCATAACGATTCGAGTGGTGAATTGGATGTACAGGAATCTCGGTGGACGATGGGTTTTATCACGAAGGCAATGACTTCGTATTTCCCGAGTCCGGTGAGCGACGTTTTGAATCAAGATCGAGCTTTCGCAACCGTTCAATTGGCTCAAGCTGGACTTAAGCATGAATGTGTGATTGTTAAGTTGGAAAAGGAAACGAAAGTTTTGGCTGCGTGTACAG ACggatttttgtatatttacaattttgacgATGTTAAGGGCGGTGAATGTAAATTACTTCGAGCCCATGATTTGAGGAATCCTTTATTTGGAATAACTG AAGTAAACTTGGACTGtgataaaaatgattcaaCAATAGTGATGAAAAATAGTGTTCAACCAGCTCCGGGCTCGTATGCCAGTGTTTTGAAGGGCCGAGACAAGGATCGAATGTCAG CTTAa